The DNA sequence CAGTAAGAAAATTTCATGCAACAAACGCTGCCAAAATACATGTGGGTATTGACAATACATTTTATGGAGTTAAGAAAACACGACGCTTGTATAAACTTCGACAACCCTATTGCgaataattgtaaaatattatacgaaatatAGTTTTCAAGAATAATgtaatatttaaacataccggtaCGAGACACTGAATATTTTGAGTTACGTGAATTGTATTGTTTCCCATTCCAGTACCAGACCTCGAAAGCCTTGATCCGCTCTTAGCTTGCGCGCACGCGCAACAGTGAAACCTGCGTCGTTGCATTTATCTATAATTCTAATCTGTGCGTTTCCTTAAAAATCTGTCAATTTTTCGCCAATTTGACCTATCGACATCGCTCGTGTCACATCCATCGTTCGAAAGTGCGATCGATTTATAGTAAACAACAGTCTCGTTGTGTCGATCAGTGCGAAATGAAAGTTTCACCGCGTTTGAACCGTTTGGTGCTTTCTTTGCCAAAATTCGCGGGAACGACACGCTGCGAATGATAAGCAACTTGAatacgaaacaattttttttgacCGTGAGTCACGTTCTTCGATTCTTCCTTTCTCGACGATTCGTCCTTTCCCCCTGCCTCTTCGCTATCTTCTCTTTCATCCAGCGAACTGTACGCGGGCTAAAGAACGGACGGACGGACGGACAAGCCGACCGACCGGTTCTGCGTTTGGTGAACACAGTTGGATGAGATCAGAGGCCGTTTTGCCATTTTCTACCATTGTCTCGACAGACGGTTTTCGTTCAGGCCGCGCAGAAGATTGTTACGCGCAACACGAATCGGCGCGATGAAGTACAACGAAATGCTGGGTaagaaattgtttattttcCATGCAAGCGGTTCGCGTCCTTTTTCTTGACATTCGTCAAGACGATGTCATCGCGATCAATCAGATACAAAACTTTActtgaaacgaaaataattattatacataTCGTTAAGTGGTACTTCGAGTCTTCCTTTATTTCAAAGCTTTTGGTACTCCTCAGCGACAGGCGATAATCGTCTATCAATTAACATtatttttattgcaattttatgcATGCAGAAAGAAACAGTTTGCATGAACGAGAGTCAAGGAGTCAACTTTTGGAATAAACGTAAACTTGCTTGTTTTGATCGATACGTTTAATAATTAGAATAACATTcggtatttataaaaatattatttttgaaaatatttcgttGCTTAATTACTGTAAATACACAACtatcattttcaaaaatatttcttgAAACGAAGCGTCGAAATTATGCTTGAAAAATTGAATTACCGTGAAATGAGAAAGCGTTAGTTCAAACGTGTCGAGGTCTGTTTATCGACAAAGGTCGGCGAATCTTTTCCTACTTCCTGATCATCATTACGGATGAGTAACGTGGGATTTCCATCAGATATATACACAAAATAATCGTTTATTTTATTGGAATTCCTAAAGCTGTGTATTCTTGAAACTTTCTGTGAATTTTATACCGATACATGTTAAATTATCGAAGTTACGATACTTCGAAAAAAAGTTGCGCGCCATCTTGAAAATGGTCTTAAGGAGGATTTCAATTGGAAAtgctttgagaattttttttaaccaaaagttTCAGAAATACATATGTAAATTTTTTTAGATATGTTTATTGACTTTTAAATGTCTGTACTCTTTTAACGCGTTCACCTTTGTATTTTGAAACTTattgtaaatataaaaaattaatagacTCGGAACGGACAGACGGAGATTCTAGAAACATGTAATTCGGTTGAGATATCTTCCGAACTGTACATCTGAGTCGAAATGGTTTAACAATTGTACAATTACGAAGTTACAATTCTATTTATAAAGATATATTAATTTTAGGCTACACAACGATCGCGTTCATCGCGATTCTCGCGACGACAGGATGCAAATCCCAGCTGCTACGAGATATGTCCATTAATTCGAACGTGACGCAGAACATCGATCCTTCGATCATGAACCTCGACGATGAATACGACCTGGACGACTTCGTGCCTTATCAAGGAGAACGTTTCAACATTTTCGATTGGACGCTGCTCAGGGTAACGATCACGAAATTCCAGTTCTGCTTAAGACAATAttataacaattattttttaatacaagACGATATTATAAGAATATAAAATTCCCCTTCATCCACTTTGGAAAACACTGTCttacatacaggatgttcgaccaatcctgggaaaaattttaatgggagattctggaggtcaaaataagacgaaaatcaagaatgccaatttgttgatcgagacttcgttaaaaagttattaacgtttaaagttccgcctgtagaacggcaatctgcgtacagctgcgtgcacgcgatagtggctctcactcagcatgagaaactcttctTACTGACTCAtcaacagccttacagttttttgagtgagaaccactagcagctgttcgcagattgcagttctacaggcggaactttaaacgttaataactttttaacgaagtctcgatcgacaaattggcattcttgatttttgtcttattttgacctccagaatctcccattaaaatttttcccagggttggccgaacaccctgtatagaaattGTCTAAACTTCTTTCATTTTGATGATCTTTTCGCGTTGTTGCAGGCCATGAACAAAAGATACTCCGGGAATATTCTCGTATCGCCCATATCTCTGAAGATCGCGTTGGTATTGCTGTACGAAGGCGCCCAGGATGAAACTGCACACGAGCTTGCCAGCGCGATGCAGCTGCCCGTTACTCGAGCAGCTACCAGAGAAAGGTTTTCCACGACTTTGCATTCGCTCCAGGTAAACGTTCTGAAACATACGCGTCATCCTTTTCACCAGCTTGAAAATCAATGTGCTTCGACTTTCTTGCAGGCAAGTTCACCGGCGTACACGTTGAACATCGGAACGCGAATGTACGTCGACTCGAACATTCTGACCAGACAGCGATACGAGGCGATCGTGAAGACCTTTTACAATACCGACGTGGTCAACGCGAATTTTACCGAGGCGGGTCCGTTGGTCCAGTCAATAAACCATTGGGTTAGCAACCTGACCGATGGTAACATCGATAAGATGATAGATGACGGTAAGGATAACGTCTGTTCAGAAGATAGAAAGAACGATAAGTTTTAATTTTCTTCTTAAGAAATAGCTGCAAATTCAATGCAATCTAATGAAATACCATCGAATTCAGATTCTGTTTCTTTTCCAGAAAACAACGTGAAGAATTCGCTGATGCTCATTATGAACGCGCTCTTCTTCAAAGGATCGTGGCGTCGCAAATACTTCAATCCGGAAAGTACTCGTACAGGACCGTTTTACACAGCCGACAATGCAATCGTGAATGTACCATTTATGCATGTCACTAAACGCTTCTATTATTCCGAGTCTCCTGAGCTGGACGCGAAAATTCTACGTATACCGTACGACGTACGTTGAATCTTATTCCATATGTTTCGTATTTTATGATCTACTTTACTTTAATATCTTTTCTTAATCAATGCTAGGGGCACAAGTTCGCCATGTATCTCCTGTTGCCGCGTACTAGGAACGGAATGGATAAGCTCGTAAATGCAATCACCCCGTTCGTGCTGACTCGATACGTGTGGCTTATGCAAAATTTAATCGTCGATGTTTCCATTCCGAAATTCAAATTCGAATTCACCAGCCATTTGGAATCCGTGCTACGCGAGGTATGCTTCGCGCAAATCGATCTTTCTGTAAATCAGAGTTTTGGTACAATTATGTTTTTGAATAGTTAAGTATTCGAATAATCAAATACCAACAATTTAACGAGATGGTATTGTTTCCGTCTGTTTCGTCGAACAGCTCGGTATCCGCGACATTTTCGACGACACGGCGACGTTGACGGGTATAGCTCGCACCAAACGAACTTCCAGACACCTGAAAGTTTCGGACATTTTGCAAAAGACTGGTATAGAAGTGAATGAAAAGGGAACTACGGCTTACGCGGCCACTGGTAGatgatattttttattccaCCTATGCGAGTAGATGCCTCTTACGCTCACGGAGGCGTTTTTATCTTTTGTTTTAGAGATCGATGTCGGAAATAAAATCGGGGAAGAAACGTTCCACGCGAATCATCCGTTTATGTTTTACATCGAAGACGAATCTACAGGAACGATCCTCTACGTAGGCAAAATGATGGAACCTAGACAAGAGGGCAGCCCTTTAAGCCCTAACTCGATGCAGGACTTTCCATCTAAATTTGGCCCAGCAGTATCGGTTGCAGGTTAATCTATTACCTCGATATGGCTGTGCAAATTTTTGGGAATAATTGGTGAACCGACTGGAACAAACGCTTGCCTTCGCGTATCTACCCTTTCCTTGTCTTCTTCTAATTACATTCAATTTAACTCTTCTCTAGACGATACTTACTGCTTCTCGTCCAAATTCGAATTGAATGTAACAGACTTAACTGTAACATAGAAATTCCACATGTAAAGATTATTAACGCCGTTAATTTATGTTTTCACTGTCTCGAATAATTATCAACTATAAGCAATAATATTCTAATAGAAATTTTATCTTTAGAATATCCATAGATAGTGTCAAAGTTTTTAGCCAGAAGTTTGTGTTTTTGTTTCTTATAGTTTTCTCCATGAATTTATCCAAGCCTCTTACATTTGCTTACGTTGACACCTACACCTGGAATCTCGGTAATCCTAACGATGTTATTCCGAAATCCTAGAAACTCTGTCTGAACTTGTTTCGTTAAGTATGTTCGAGGCTATCGCTAATTTCTATTTCTTCCAGAACACcgtgaaaaagaaaaatgattttcaaCGTGTGTTCAACGCGATATAACGATCTTTTCTCTTAGCAACCATTTTCCATTAAACGAATAAATGCATCCATGCACGATATTAACGTGAACATATTTCTAGACTCAACCTTGCAGGCAGGCTTGAATGCCGAAGATCGGAACAACCTCTTCAACATGTACTTTTCACAGGTAAGCAGAgacggacaaattttatttttaaataacgaataaccatttttaaattaattcgtaTACTAACTCTGTTTATGATTTTTCATAATAAATGAAGTATCGAATATGTTCTCGTTCCTCAGGTCTTGAACAAAAAATACGAAGGAAATCTAGTGTCGTCGCCTGCGAGCATTAAAACAGCTTTGACGATGCTTTCGGATGGTGCAAACGAAGAAACGAAAAGAGAAATAATTTCGGTTCTACGATTACCGGAAAACGAGTTGAGGAGAAGAGAAATTACGAAACTTGTTTTGAAATCTTTAAAGGTAGGTCAACAAACTTATCTGCAAATTTGTCTATttataaatttgtaaattttaatcgaaacgactaattcttctttaattttgttaaagcttatacttttcatttaaagggtaagaccactgtaaaaacctgaaatgaagcgttttttgtgatttttttttgatGGATAGAAAAATAAGAAGAGTCGTCATTTgatactatttttgaataaatatttggtCGTACCCCTTAAAAGAATACCTGGTGTCGTAACATTTTTATGAGAAACAAAATTCGTACCATTAAGAACTTTTGATAaaaattgattccaggtttgacTTCCGGTAGGTTTCATTATATGCGCAacacgttttttatttttacagagGAATGAAAATGGTACAGAAATTGATATAGCGACCTGCCTGTGGGTAGATAAGAATTTTAACGTGCTGGATAGCTATAGAAACACTTTACAGTTGCATTACAAAGGTGATGTCCAAAGTATAAACTTTGCGGATACTCGAAGTGCCGCGGCCATTATTAATGACTGGGTTCGTCAGGCATCGCGCAATAAAATTTCCTCGCCCTTGGTGAACAGTATTCAAGCTGACACACGTTTAGTATTAACTTCGGTCATTTACTTTAGAGGGCATTGGTTAAAATCGTTCAACAAGAAGAAAACGAAACTATATTGCTTCTATACACCAAATGGTGAATGTCGAAACATCAACTTCATGATACACGAATCTACGTACAGATACGCTCAGATATCTTCAATCGATGCGGAAGTTCTCGAAATTCCATACTCGGTACGAAAAACGTATCAGTCATAGTCATTGTAACTTTATGTGAGACACTGTAACTTTCATAACACGAgcatattaatatttcaggatAACAAAACATTTATGTTGCTGTTAATGCCAAACAGAAAAGAAAATGATCCATATCTTCGAATATTATCTAAAGATTTAGCCACTGTTCCCGTTTCCGTGATGTTAGCAAATTTAAAGGAAAGAGATGCTACCATTTACCTTCCCAAATTTACTATCGAGAACAGTCTCAATTTAGTACCTACAATACAACACGTGAGTTCTGTTATAATTCTAACTTAAACTTGATTCAGAATAGGAGTACTGTCAAATATTGCAAACAATGTTTTATTTTAGTTGGGTATTGAGAGTATATTTAAATCTGATGTAAATTTAACAAACATTGTATCCAATGGTTCTCTGAAGGTGGCAAGTATATTTCAAAATGTGAAAATAGAAGTAGACGAAGATGGAACATTAGCTGTAGCTGATACAGGTATTTTAAAGAAAACTTTTTTCTTAATTTCCTTAAAACATTTAGAATTTATATATGTTgtgtttttaataaatacttATCGTAACAGAAATTGGATTCGTGCCCCTTTCATCTTGGAATAATGACATCAAATTCAATAGACCATTTCTGTTT is a window from the Colletes latitarsis isolate SP2378_abdomen unplaced genomic scaffold, iyColLati1 scaffold0128, whole genome shotgun sequence genome containing:
- the LOC143351317 gene encoding uncharacterized protein LOC143351317 — its product is MKYNEMLGYTTIAFIAILATTGCKSQLLRDMSINSNVTQNIDPSIMNLDDEYDLDDFVPYQGERFNIFDWTLLRAMNKRYSGNILVSPISLKIALVLLYEGAQDETAHELASAMQLPVTRAATRERFSTTLHSLQASSPAYTLNIGTRMYVDSNILTRQRYEAIVKTFYNTDVVNANFTEAGPLVQSINHWVSNLTDGNIDKMIDDENNVKNSLMLIMNALFFKGSWRRKYFNPESTRTGPFYTADNAIVNVPFMHVTKRFYYSESPELDAKILRIPYDGHKFAMYLLLPRTRNGMDKLVNAITPFVLTRYVWLMQNLIVDVSIPKFKFEFTSHLESVLRELGIRDIFDDTATLTGIARTKRTSRHLKVSDILQKTGIEVNEKGTTAYAATEIDVGNKIGEETFHANHPFMFYIEDESTGTILYVGKMMEPRQEGSPLSPNSMQDFPSKFGPAVSVADSTLQAGLNAEDRNNLFNMYFSQVLNKKYEGNLVSSPASIKTALTMLSDGANEETKREIISVLRLPENELRRREITKLVLKSLKRNENGTEIDIATCLWVDKNFNVLDSYRNTLQLHYKGDVQSINFADTRSAAAIINDWVRQASRNKISSPLVNSIQADTRLVLTSVIYFRGHWLKSFNKKKTKLYCFYTPNGECRNINFMIHESTYRYAQISSIDAEVLEIPYSDNKTFMLLLMPNRKENDPYLRILSKDLATVPVSVMLANLKERDATIYLPKFTIENSLNLVPTIQHLGIESIFKSDVNLTNIVSNGSLKVASIFQNVKIEVDEDGTLAVADTEIGFVPLSSWNNDIKFNRPFLFLIVDSVTHTTLFSGRFIEPF